In the Methanoculleus taiwanensis genome, CGGCGGAATGGAGTTACCTCTACCAGCAGGGAGAGAGACCGGAGAATGAGGATGTCAGGCTTATCGGTGTTTCCCACAAGGGAGAGACGGTGATCGGTATCGCCCGTCCGGTGCGGAAGGTTTCTTCCGATGCTCTGCCGGTGCTTGAACAGGACGTCGGAGAAGCCCTCCGGAGATGGGTATGATCTACCCGAGACAGAACGGGGAATGAGCTACAATGGTGTATGTATATACAATTGCATCCGGTAAGGGCGGTACGGGAAAGACGACCGTTACGGCAAACCTCGGCCCGATGCTTGCAAAGTACGGCAAGAAGACCTGCATTCTGGATGCTGATGTCGGGATGGCAAATCTCGGACTCATCCTGGGACTTGAAAATCTCCCGGTAACACTCCACGAAGTGCTCGGGGGGAAGGCATCTGTTCGGGACGCCATCTACGACGGCCCGCTCGGGGTGAAGGTCGTTCCAAGCGGCCTCTCGCTCCAGGGGTTTCAGAACTCCGATCCGGATCGCCTCCGCGACGTCATGAGCGAGCTCGTCGGTGACTTCGATGTGATGCTCATCGATGCTCCTGCGGGGATCAGCAGAGACGGCATCATTCCGCTGACCGTTGCCGACGGAGTGGTCCTCGTGGTCAATCCGGAGATATCGTCCATCGTCGACGCCCTGAAGACCAAGATACTGACCGAGACCGTCGGCGGCCATATAGAGGGGGCGATACTCAATCGCGTCACCACGAACAACGACGAGTTCAACCGGGCGCAGATGGAGAAGCTGCTCGGCGTCCGGATCCTCGGGATCATCCCCGAAGATCCGAACGTCCGGCGTGCGTCCGCAGGCCGTCACCCAATCGTGGTAAAATACCCGTCTTCTGATGCATCACGGGCGTTCAGGCGCATTTCTGCGGGCATTGCAGGGATCGAGAGTCAGGACGACGAACTTGACCGCCCGGCGCGGGAGGGGTTCGTCGACAGGCTTGCGAGGACACTCTTCAGAGGGAAACGATGACGCTTGGGAGCATACTGCTCGCACTCTTCGGTATCATCATACTCTTTCAGCTCTTCATGATGTACGTCATGTACCGCTGTATCCGGCAGCAGCAGGACGAGATCGACCTCCTGCAGGGGAAGACGTCATTCTCCGAGGACGATCTTGAAATGCTCATCAAGGCCGCCAGAAACGTTGCAGACCTCAGGTGATCCATCCCCTCCCTCCAAAAAAAGCGGGGGGCAAGCGGGTCTTCCGGGGCGGTCGTACCGGCCGCCCCCCTACTCTTGAAAACAGCAAACTGCCACTTATTGTACGTGCCTCGCCATCCGACCTCCGAAAAACGGCATAATCGGGAGAGAAGTTTTTTCCTCGAATGGCAGAAAACACAATGTATAAATATCGGAGGATTTTTATATCACAGTGATTGAATCTACCAAGAGGCTCATGAGATGGATATACGTGTAGATAAGGACGCGTGTCTCGGATGTGGTCTCTGTGTCAAGGATTGTCCCATGGACGTCTACGAGCTCCAGGAGGGGATAAGCGTCCCCGTAAAACCTAAGAACTGCATGGGCTGCCTCTCCTGCCACGAGATCTGCCCGTCCCAGGCACTGGAGCACCGCGGGATCTATCCTGCCCGGAGGCACTACATCGACATACGGGTCTGTGAAATGTTGAATAGGGTGATCTGATGACGGCAAGTTATATCGACGAGCTGCATGAGAGTTTCCATACCGATATCGTCTACCTCTCCGAGGACATCCCCCTCGACTGCACACCGCGACCGAGAGAGATGGAACAGACGCTCCACGGAGTTATGAAACTCAACGGGCTCATCATCCGTTCACTCGAAGAGATCGCAGGCCGGGGGGCAAATGCGGTCACGTACCGGGCTGGAAAAAAGTTCGGCCATGAAACTGCCAAATACTTCCAGAAGCGTGAAGATGTCGAAGGAGCACTTCACGAGCTCTCGGATCTCCTCTCAGGGCAGTACACCTTCGAGGTCTGGAAACCCGAGGATAAAGAGAGTTTCATCATCGAAGAGAACGGCGAGACGTTCATCTACCTTGTATTCCACGACTGCATCGTTCGCCAGACGCTTCGCCGGAACGGTCTGGAACAAGGCGGCCCGCTCTGTCAGACACTCTTCGGGTACGTCGTCGGCGCAATCGAAGAGATAACGGGGCGGCGTGCGAAGCTCGAGATCGTCCACACCGGGCCGAACGCCTGCTTAAAGAAACTCATTCTGAAATGAGGTGACCCTGTGAAGATAGCCATTGAAGAACTTGCAGGGTGCTCGGGGTGCACGATCGCCGTGCTCGACCTCCACGAGATGATCCTCGACCTCGTTGAGAAGGCCGATATCGTCTACTCGCCGGTGATTATGGACGTCAAGGAACCGCCGGAAGGTATCGACATCGCGTTCGTAACCGGAGCAATACGGAACACCGAGAACCAGGAGCGGTTGAATCTCCTCCGCAAAAGGGCAAAGAAGATCGTCGCCTTCGGCACCTGCGCCTGTTACGGCGGCGTCTCGGGGCTCTCGATGCTCAGCAGCAATGCCGAACTCTTCGACTACGTCTACCGCGGCGTGGAGACGGCACACCCGGACGGCACCGTCCCCAAGGATGTACCGCCGTTCCTGTACCGGGCATTCGCCGTCGGGGATATGACGAAGATCGACTACTACATCACCGGGTGCCCGCCGAAAGAAGCACTCCTAAAACAGATTATTCCGGCGCTGATCGCCGGCGATACGCTTGAGCTCTCCCGGAAGTCCGTCTGCGCCGAGTGCGACCGGACGATGGGGCCTGTCGAGAACTGGTCGATGAAACGGCGGTATGAGGGGATACCCGATCGTGAACACTGCCTGCTCGGCCAGGGGTACCTCTGCCTCGGGAGCGTGACCTTCGGGAGGTGCGCAGCGGCGTGCCCGAAGAATAACGTGCCGTGCCACGGGTGCAACGGGCCTTCGCTCGATATCCTCCGCGAACCGTGCCGGGACATCTACAATATGATGGTGCGGCGGATCTCCGATCTGACGGATAAACCGCAGAAAGAGGTTGAAAAAGAACTCTACGACGTCGCCCATACAATGTACGCGTTCACCATCGGAAGCCTGATCATGGAAGACAAAGAGAACTCGAAGATTCGCGACCTGATCAAGGAGAGGAGCGGATGAAAGAGATCACCATCAGCCCGGTCACGAGGATTGAAGGGCATGCAGGAGTCAAGATCTACGTAAACGACGCCGGCGAGGTCGATTCCGCCCACTTTCAGGTCGTCGAACTCAGAGGGTTTGAGAAATTCCTCATCGGGGCGGCCGTCGAAGAGGCGCCCCGGATCACGCCCCGGATATGCGGCATCTGCCCTTCGGCCCACCATCTCGCCGCAGCGAAAGCGACGGATCAGATCTTCGGCGTCGAACCGCCGGAGACGGGGAGAAAACTCCGCGAACTTCTCAACGTCGGGCAGTTCGTCCACTCGCACGCCCTGCACTTCTTCATGCTCGCAGCACCCGACTTCCTCATCGGCCACGAGGCTCCGCCGGAGGAACGCAACGTCATCGGGCTTGCGAAGAAATCGCCCGAGATCGCAAAGAAAGCGATTGCAGTCAGGAAGTTCGGGCAGCGCCTGACCGAAGCCGTCGGCGGCAAGCCCATCCACCCGGGGAACGCACTGCCGGGCGGGATGAGCGCGCCTCTGAGCGAGAGCAGGCGCGCCGACCTTCTTTCGATGGCAAAGGAATCGCTCGCCATCGCGGAGGAGGGATGGGAGATCGCCCGCACACTCCTCGACGACGTCGACCAATCGTTCGGTGCCGTCGAAACGGCATTCGTCGGCCTCTCCGATAACGGGACATTCACGACGTATGACGGCACCGCAGAGGTGCTCGGAGCCGGAGGAGAGCGGATCGGATCCTTCTCGGG is a window encoding:
- a CDS encoding Ni/Fe hydrogenase subunit alpha, which codes for MKEITISPVTRIEGHAGVKIYVNDAGEVDSAHFQVVELRGFEKFLIGAAVEEAPRITPRICGICPSAHHLAAAKATDQIFGVEPPETGRKLRELLNVGQFVHSHALHFFMLAAPDFLIGHEAPPEERNVIGLAKKSPEIAKKAIAVRKFGQRLTEAVGGKPIHPGNALPGGMSAPLSESRRADLLSMAKESLAIAEEGWEIARTLLDDVDQSFGAVETAFVGLSDNGTFTTYDGTAEVLGAGGERIGSFSGEDYTKYIDEYSEPWSYLKFARLKSGGYYRVGPLARLNIVREMGTERADEALTEYRRKFGMQSQTTLAYNIARYIEFIASCEKAVAYLSDTGITGQDIRTPAKEVASRRGVGIIEAPRGTLIHDYSVSEDGLIERCNLIVATCQNNYAMDRGVEDMARRVVQNGTLTESAANRIEMVIRAYDPCISCATHAIGEMPIRIEVENVNERR
- a CDS encoding NADH-quinone oxidoreductase subunit B family protein; the protein is MKIAIEELAGCSGCTIAVLDLHEMILDLVEKADIVYSPVIMDVKEPPEGIDIAFVTGAIRNTENQERLNLLRKRAKKIVAFGTCACYGGVSGLSMLSSNAELFDYVYRGVETAHPDGTVPKDVPPFLYRAFAVGDMTKIDYYITGCPPKEALLKQIIPALIAGDTLELSRKSVCAECDRTMGPVENWSMKRRYEGIPDREHCLLGQGYLCLGSVTFGRCAAACPKNNVPCHGCNGPSLDILREPCRDIYNMMVRRISDLTDKPQKEVEKELYDVAHTMYAFTIGSLIMEDKENSKIRDLIKERSG
- a CDS encoding hydrocarbon binding protein (contains V4R domain), with the translated sequence MTASYIDELHESFHTDIVYLSEDIPLDCTPRPREMEQTLHGVMKLNGLIIRSLEEIAGRGANAVTYRAGKKFGHETAKYFQKREDVEGALHELSDLLSGQYTFEVWKPEDKESFIIEENGETFIYLVFHDCIVRQTLRRNGLEQGGPLCQTLFGYVVGAIEEITGRRAKLEIVHTGPNACLKKLILK
- a CDS encoding 4Fe-4S dicluster domain-containing protein, which produces MDIRVDKDACLGCGLCVKDCPMDVYELQEGISVPVKPKNCMGCLSCHEICPSQALEHRGIYPARRHYIDIRVCEMLNRVI
- the minD gene encoding cell division ATPase MinD; this encodes MVYVYTIASGKGGTGKTTVTANLGPMLAKYGKKTCILDADVGMANLGLILGLENLPVTLHEVLGGKASVRDAIYDGPLGVKVVPSGLSLQGFQNSDPDRLRDVMSELVGDFDVMLIDAPAGISRDGIIPLTVADGVVLVVNPEISSIVDALKTKILTETVGGHIEGAILNRVTTNNDEFNRAQMEKLLGVRILGIIPEDPNVRRASAGRHPIVVKYPSSDASRAFRRISAGIAGIESQDDELDRPAREGFVDRLARTLFRGKR